The DNA region CGTCATTGATCAACAGGGCGATATCGATCCATTCAATCACCGCCCAGACCGCGGATGCGCCCAATACCACGCCCAGGCACAGCAGCAGCCGCTGGCGCCACGTCACGTCGTCGATCAGCCAATAGCTGAGCGCGGCCGCGAACAGCGGAAAGCGGATGAAGCTTGCCGACACGCCGAAGGCGCTGCCGATATCGGCCAGGGCAAAAGGCGCGCTGGCCAGCAGCCACACCCAGAACACGAGCGCCACCTTCATCCATGGCGTCCGGAACGGTGCCGCGTCGCGCGCGATGGCCATGGCGACAAGAAACAGCAGCACCACCAGACTGAGTGCGATATCGGCCGGCGCACGCCCGACGACCAGCAGGACCGGCATCAGAACGACCAGTATCCGTGCCGCCAGCCGCATGGCATCGCAAGCGGCCTGCGCGCGGCGCGATGGTGCGGGGGGCCGGGTCGGGGCGCCGGAGGAGATATCGGGAGCCGGGGGCTGCATGATGACGACTGTCTCCGGATGCGGCGGCGTTGGGCGGAGGCTCGGTATCCGCGCAGAGCCTATCTGTCCGGCCACTTGCGTCAAGCGCCATGGCGCGGACCTGAAACCTTTCCCGGGCAATGCTTCACATCCGCGCGCGGCGCAGCTACCTTCACCCACGCCTCGTTCCTCATCGCATCGCGGATCCGCTGACCATGACCGTCCTCGTTACCGGTGTTGCCGGATTTATCGGATCGCATGTCGCCCTGTCTCTGCTCGACCGCGGCGAGGCCGTTCTGGGGATAGACGACCTGAACGACTACTACGATCCGGCATTGAAACGGGCGCGGCTGGCCCGGCTGGAGGGCAGGCGCGGCTTCAGTTTCCGCCGGATCGATATCGCCGACAGGCAGGCGGTGCAGGCCCTGGCCGGCCATATGCCCCGGATCGACCGGATCGTGCACCTGGCGGCGCAGGCCGGCGTGCGCTATTCGATTGAAGCCCCGCACAGCTATACCCGCGCCAATGTCGAAGGCCATCTGTGCCTGCTGGAACTGGCGCGTCATCTGCCCGGCCTCAGGCACATGGTCTATGCCAGCTCCTCGTCGGTCTATGGTGCCAACCAGGATCTGCCGTTTTCCGAGGCCGACCGGGTGGACACGCCGCTGTCGCTTTATGCAGCCACCAAGCGGGCAGGGGAACTGATGGCCTATACCTATGCCCATCTTTATGGGCTGCCGCTGACGGGCTTGCGCTTCTTCACCGTGTATGGCCCCTGGGGGCGGCCGGATATGTCGGCTTGGATCTTCACCCGTGCCATCCTGTCCGGCCAGCCGATCCGGGTGTTCAACCAGGGCCGGATGCAGCGCGATTTCACCTATATCGACGACATCACCAATGGTGTCGTCGCCGCACTGGACGCGCCACCCGCGGCAGGCGGCGCGCCCGGCGCGGTCAGTCACCGGGTGTTCAACCTGGGCAACAATGCGCCGGTGGCGCTCGGCGATTTCATCAGGGCGATCGAGGCAGCACTCGGCCGCGACGCCGTGAAGATCCTGGAGCCCATGCAGCCAGGCGACGTGCCGGCCACCTATGCCGACATCGCACCGGCGCACGACCTGCTGGGCTTCAGCCCGACGACACCGATCGCGACCGGCATCCCGCGTTTCGTGGACTGGTATCGCGATTACCACGGGCTCTGATCGCCGCAGGCGCGCCGAAGCGTGCCGCGCACCGGATTTCATGCTGAACGGATGCACCTCCATGTCGCCTGCTGCCGGTATCGACCCATTCCTGGCGCCGCCCTTCACAGCCGGTATTGATGATGCGGTTCTCGCCGTGGTCGGACTTGGTTATGTCGGTCTGCCGCTGGCGGTGGCGCTCGCCGCAAGCGGCCGCCGGGTGATCGGCTTCGATATCGATGCCGCGCGTGTCGGGCGGATCGCCGCCGGCCGCGATGACACCGGCGAAGTGGATGGCGGCGGGCTTTCGGCGGCACTTGCCGCCGGGTTCCGGCCGGCATCCGATCCCGATGCGCTTGCCGGCGCAGGGGTGGTGATCGTGTGCGTGCCAACGCCGATCACCGGCGACCGGCGGCCCGATCTCGGCCCCTTGCTGTCCGCCTGCGCCACGATCGGCCCGCGGCTGCGGCCGGGCAGCGTGGTGGTGTTCGAGAGCACGGTCTATCCCGGCGTCACCGAGGATGTCTGCGGTCCGGCGCTCGCGGTGGCATCCGGACTGGTCGTCGGCCGTGACCTGCTGCTGGGCTATGCGCCGGAGCGGATCAATCCCGGTGACCGTCTGCATCGGCTGGATACGATCGTCAAAGTGGTCGCGGGCCAGACACCGGCGCTCACCGATGCGCTGGCGCGGCTTTACGGTGCGCTCAATGGCGGCCAGGTTCATGTGACGCCATCGATCCGGGTGGCCGAGGCGGCGAAGGCGATCGAGAATGCGCAGCGCGACATCAACATCGCCTTCGTCAACGAGATCGCCCTGATCTTCGAGCGCATCGGCCTGTCGGTGCATGACGTGCTGGATGCGGCGCGCACCAAATGGAATTTCCTCGACTTCAAGCCGGGGCTGGTGGGCGGCCACTGCATCGGCGTCGACCCCTATTACCTCAGCCACCTGTCGCAGGCGGTCGGCCATGAGCCCGACGTCATCCTGGCAGGCCGTCGGTTGAACGATCATATGGCGGACGAGCTGGCCGACCGTATCGCGTTCCGGTTCCGCGAGGTGGCGCCCGATGTGGTGCGACCGCGGGCGTTGATTCTGGGGGTCACCTTCAAGGAAAATGTGCCGGACCTGCGGAACTCCAAGGTTCCGCAGCTGGCGGCGCGGCTTAGCCGGCACGGATTTCAGGTGGATCTGCACGATCCACTGGCAGATCGGTTGGATCTGTGCCGGCAATATGGACTTGACGTCGTGGCATGGCCTGAGAACAGCCCGGCGCGGTATGATCTGCTGGTGCTTGCGGTGGGACATCAGGTCTTCCTGCACCGCTCTCTTGATCACATTGCGGGCATGATCAAATGCCCTGGCCTTATTGCAGATATAAAGGGTGTCTGGCGGGGGATGGCGGTCGGTCCGAATCCCGCGTACTGGACACTTTGAGCCCCGCCCCGGGCGTGCAAAAACGTGTCCAATGTGGCGCATTTTGCGCTGCACAATGACGGTGTTTTTCGAGCATTGCCGATCGGCCGGCTTGTGGTAGGGTGTGGATCGCTCCACGAGGGCTATGTGTCCGGGCGTACCGTCGCGCATTGCTACGCGCTTCGCCCGCATACCAGATTGCGTGGGGCTCTTAAGCAAGAGCATCGCATCGAACAGGCTACGGGACGCAGCATGATCCTCGATAACGCTTCGCTCCGCGAATCCCTCCGTGTGAGATCACGCAGTGCTGCCCGACGTCTGGTCGGCCTGGCTCTGACGCTGGGGTTGGCGGCAGTTCTTCTGGTGGATGCACCGAATGCGAGGGCGCAGACCCTGCTTGATCTGCAAAGTCAGATTGAAGCCGCGACCCAGACGCTGCAGAATAATGTCGATGTGCGAGACGGCAGCGCCGACACTGCGCTTGATCCTGACGCCCCTGATCGTGCCGACGACGATGACGATGATGATGAGCGTAAGAAGGTCTCCGAGCAGGACGAGCAGCGCCTGGGGATGTTTGGCGATCCGTCTTCGATCGAGCGCGATTACGCGCTTCGAACCGGTCGCGCGATCTCGCAGTATGGATACCGCGTGTTCGGGCAAGGCAGTCGTGCTCCGCTGACGTCGGGTGAAATCAGCCCGGACTATGTTCTGGGCATTGGTGACGAACTGGTCGTGACGTATCGCGGCCAGATTTCCCGCACGGTCAGTGTCGTGGTCAATCGTGACGGCGACATCGTTCTGCCTGAGACGCCGCCGATCAAGGCGGTCGGCACGACCGTCGGCGACCTGCGGAGTCGCGTGAATGAGATCACCGAACGCAGCATGGTCGGCACCAGTGTCTACATCTCGGTGGGCAGCATTCGATCGATCAGTGTTGCGGTGCTGGGCGAGGTGGTGCGGCCGGGAACCCGTTCCGTCAACAGTTTCGCGACAGTGGTCGACGCACTGAACGCCGCGGGTGGCATCAGGCGCTCGGGCTCGTTGCGGCGTGTCGATCTGGTGCGGGCGGATGGCGAACGAATCCCGATCGATCTCTACAGCTATCTGGAAGGCGCGGCAGGTGCGGGAACAACCGTGCTTCGCGAAGGCGACCGTATCGTGGTTCCTCTCCTGGGACCGACGGTTGCCGTCGATGGTGATGTTGCCCGTCCGGGTATTTTTGAAACGGCGCCCGGGCGGTCGAGCATGCCCATGTCGGCGGCGATGAACATGGCGGGCGGGCCGCTTCGGCCTGCAGGCAACCGTATAATGCATGTCGCCTTCGACAATGAAGGTGTGCAGTCTGTCTCCACGGTCAGTGGTCGCAATGGCACGCTGCAGCGGGGTGAAATCCTTCAGGTGTTCATCGACCGCAACGTCGTTGGCGGAACGATTGTCGTGGAAGGTGCCGTATCAACGCCTGGTGCCCGTGCTCTGGATAGCCGGGGCAGCCTGAAGTCGCTGCTGACCAATCTCGATCTCCTGAGTGGGTCGCCCTATCTGCCGTTTGCCGTGGTCCAGACCCGTGATCCGACCACATTGCTGCCGACCTTGATACCTGTTGATCTGGTTGGGGTTCTTAGCGATGTCAGCGACATGACACTCAATTCCGGTGACCGGTTCATCGTTTTGGGGGCGGGCGATGTTTCTTTCCTCTCGTCTTCGCCAATTGCCGAAGCGTTGGCCGGAGGGGGCGTGTCGTCCTGCGGCGCGATCAACTATCTTCAAGGCGTGGCGCGTCGGACACGGGCCGACAGCTTCGTGAGTGCGCGCCAGTTCCTGGCCCAGAGCGGCACGCCCGCCAATGCGCCGTCGAGGGTTGATTGCCCCCCGGTTATCGATCAGTATCCGGCCCTTTTGCCACTGATGCTTGAAAACGTATCGGCGATCACGGGCGACGTTCGTCGTCCCGGTCTCTATCCGATCGTGCATCCGGTGCCGCTGCGTCTGCTGTTGAATGCCGCCGGTGGTCTTGGGCGGTCGGCGGACATCTCGCAGGTCGAGGTCACGCGCTACGATGCATCCGTCGGCGCAACGACCACCGACATCCGCCGTGAAGTTCTGGATCTGACCAAGATCAGCCTCGACAGCGTCGTGGTCCGGCCGGGCGATATGGTTCGCGTCGCGACGCGGGTGACGACACGCGAGAGTGGCGTGGTGGTCCTGCGGGGCGAAGTGCTTCGGCCCGGCTCATACGATATTCGTCGCGGTGACCGCTTGTCGGACCTGTTGATAAGGGCGGGAGGGCTTACGGCAGAGGCCTATCCGTTCGGCGCCATCTTTACCCGGGACCGCGTGCGCAGTCTGGAGCGCCAGGCCAATCGTCGTACGGCTGATGAGTTGCAGCGTGGCATCGTTTCTTTGCTGGCCCGCCAGGCGCAGCGTTCATCCTCTGCGGGTGTCGCTGATGCGATGGGTGTCATGCGGGAACTCGTGACGGATATTTCGTCGGTCGAGCCCTACGGACGGGTGGTTGTTGAGGCTGATCCCGCGGTATTGGGAGCGCGGCCGGAACTCGACACCGTGCTGGAAGGCGGAGACGAGATCGTCATTCCCAAGCGGCCAAACTTCGTCCTCGTTGTGGGCGAGGTTCTGAATCCCGGCGCGCAACAGTTTATCAGTGGTCGGAAGCCCGAAGATTACATTAAGTCGGCCGGTGGATCTTCGATGGATGCTGACGAGGGCCGTGCCTTCGTCGTTCTACCCAATGGGGCTGCCGAAATGTTGGCACTCAATTCATGGGGCACGACTGATGCGAGTATCCCGCCCGGCGCGATGATCGTCATTCCACGTGATTTGGCTCCGTTTGACTTCCTGGCCGTGACCGGTGACGTAACGCGCATTTTGAGTGGCCTCGCCCTCACGGCGGCGTCGCTCAGTGTCGTGAGCAGAGACTGAGGCGGACAACCTGGTGAACGGGTGGCGTAGGTGTAAGACGGCAGCCGGAGTCATACTGGCTGCCGTCGGGGTCGGTACGACGGTGTCTGCCAGCTTCGCGCAACAGGCGCCGGGTGAGTACCGGCCCTGGGAGCGGAGCGTCTTGCCCAATGTGTCTGACTATGGCGGTGTCGGCGCACTACAGACCCCCACGGCCAGATTCGGTAAAGATGGCCAGTTCCTTGCGGGGATCTCCATTGCCTCGCCGTACCACCGCTATTTCATCAACCTCCAGGCGCTGCCATGGCTGGAAGGTACGTTCCGCTATACCCGGATTACCGATCGCGCCTATAGCAATGTGGCCGGCTTCTCTGACCAGGACTATAAAGACCGAAGTGTCGACGTAAAAATCCGTCTCAGTGAAGAAGGTGAGAACTGGCCCGAAATCGCAATCGGCGCACGGGACTTGGGCGGCACAAATCTGTTTGGCAGTGAATACATCGTGGCCAGCAAGCGCTTCGGCAATGTCGACGTGACGGCAGGCTTGGGTTTCGGCGCCCTGGGGTCGCGCGCGCACTTCGACAATCCGCTGGGGCAGTTCATCGATCGGTTCAAGAATCGCGGCGACGGTGCTGACGCGGCCGGCGGCCTGGGAACGGCTTTTTTTTCGGGGCCCATGGCGCTGTTTGGCAGCCTTAGCTATCGATGGGAAGACATCCCGCTTATCAATGATGACCTGCTCTTTATAATTGAATACGATTCAAACAATTATAAGGACGATCCGGCTGCGTCAGATCTTACGCCGAAATCGCCGTTCAACGTCGGCATCACCTATCAACCGTCGAGCTGGGTCCAGCTTTCAGCCGGTTTTGAGCGGGGCGATACGGCGATGGCTCGCGTCTCCCTTTTCGCCGACTTCAACAACGGCTTTAACCCGCTGCTTGACAAGGGGGTTCCGCCTGAAATTGCGATTCGGGGTCGCAATGGACCTCAGGGACGTCCGGATGCGTTGCCCATCGAGCCGCGCCCAGCGGAGGCTGCTTGGTTGCCCGAGCTTGCGGAGGCAAGTGTGCGCGCTGCGGCGGCTGACCGCGCCCTGGAGGTGCGTCGCTTCGACGTTTCCGAGACACATGCCGAAATTGATCTGACCGGTGGCATGCCAGGCTGGGAGATGAATGATGCACTGCTTGTTGCGGCGCAGGCTGCCCGTGCTGTTCCCACCACGGTGGACATCGTGGAGGTGAGGCTTCTTGGGCAGTCTGGTCGCCGCGTGATGAGCTGGCGGCTGCCCCGAAAGGACATGGCGGCCGAGGATCTGCAGCTAGACACGACCACTGTGGATGCGCAGGACATCGCCGCACAGGCGTCGGCAGGCGTGCATATGGCACATGTTCAAACGCACCAGGATCAGAAAGAGATTGCCCTGCGTCTGTTTACGGCTGCGGCCAAGAACGACGTCGTGCTCGATCGTATGGAGATTGCCGGCGATACGGTCCGCATTCATATCGGCAACATGCCCTTCCGGAATTTCATCACGTCTGCCGGGCGCGCGGCCCGCGTCGCAACGCAGGTTATGCCCCCAGAAGTTGAGCGGTTTACGCTTGTTCTTGGTGAGGATGGGCTGGACGTCGCGGAGCTGACTGTTCTGCGGACCCATCTGGAGCGCCTGTCGAAGGATCAGAGCACTCTTGACGAGTTGTGGCATCAGATCGACATACGGCAGGCGAGGCCGCCGGGCGATGACGCGATTGTCAATGGCGACCGCTTTCCGGCCTTTGACTGGTCGATTGCGCCGCGACTGCGCCAACAGGTTGGTGGTCCTGACAACTTCTTCCTGTATCAGGTGTATCTGCGTGCGCTCGCATCGGTTCGCCCCACACCCAATACTGAAATTGACGGCTATGTTGGTTTGAACATCGTTAATAACTATGACGAATTGACGCTCGAATCAGATAGCCAACTGCCACGCGTGCGAAGCGATATTAAAGAATACCTCAAGCAGGGTGAGACCTGGATCGGTCGCCTCCAAGGTGCCTATTATGGAACTGTGGCGCCGGGAATATACGCGACGGCCTATGCCGGGCTCCTGGAAGAAATGTTCGGTGGTGTCGGCGGTGAGGTTCTCTATAAATCTGTCGGGTCGCCCTGGGCATTCGGCCTTGATGTCAACTGGGTCAAACAACGCGATTTTGACGGCATGCTCGGCTTCAGCGACTATAGCACTGTGACGGGACATCTGGGCGCATACTACGACCTGCCGTTCTGGGATCTCCACGGCTCGGTCCGCGCCGGCCGGTATCTCGCCAAAGACTGGGGCGCCACTTTTGAATTGGCGCGGGAGTTCGAAAGCGGAATCCGGGCCGGTGTGTTCGCAACGGTGACAGATGTTTCGGCCGAGGAGTTCGGTGAAGGCAGCTTCGACAAAGGCTTCTTCCTGAGCGTGCCGCTGGATCTTTATGCCACCAAGCCAACCAAGACCCGCTTCGGTATCACCTATCGCCCGGTGACCAGAGACGGCGGTCAGCAGTTGAACCGATCCAGCGCATTGATTGGGCGCGTCGACAGCTATGACGTCAACGGTGTGGCGCGCAATTGGCCGGGATTGATGGACTGAGAGCGGTTAAGGCTGGCATTAACACATTCTCAATCATATGCTGACGCCAGCCACGCGTCTGAGCATCGACGGTGGTCGGTGCAATTCCTCCCCCTTCGACGGGGTGGGGTGGAACTCTCCGTAATATCAATGACATCCCGCGCATGCGATATGCGTAGGCCGCTTGTGACATCGGCGATGCCATGGTATACGGATCAGGTACGATCGGAGCGAACGACCGCTGATGCGGCTGTGCCCGACGCCGGGTGGCGTGGGTGGCCTGTATCGCGGCCTGCAAGAGGCGACAAGACCGCTATCATGACTCCTTCTTCGGTTCCTGTTTTCATCCTCTGTGGCGGGCTTGGCACGCGCATCAAGGAAGAAACCGAATTTCGTCCCAAGCCGATGGTGCCAGTGGGCGACAAGCCCATCATCTGGCACATCATGCGGACCTATTCGCATTTCGGCTTCAAGAAATTCGTCCTCTGCATGGGTTACAAGTCGGAGGTGATTCGCAATTACTTCCTGAACTTCTATTCCATGAACAGCGACGCGACGGTCCACCTCGTCGACAACAGCGTCACTTACCATCAGATCAATCATGATTGTGATTGGGAAGTGACGCTCGCCTACACCGGCGAGAAGACGATGACGGGCGCGCGTATCGCCATGGCCTTCGATCGCTATATTGGCGATGCGGGCACCTTCGCCGTGACCTATGGCGATGGCGTGACCGATGTCGACCTTGCCGCGGAACTGGCCTTTCATCAGGCACATGGCAAAACCGGTACCGTGCTGGGCGTCAACCCGCCCTCGCGTTTCGGTGAATTCCGGATGGATGAAGACAGGCTGCTCGCCTTTGCCGAGAAGCCCGAGATCACCCATGCCTGGATCAATGGCGGCTTCTTCTTCTTCAATCGCGGCTTTCGCGATTACCTGTCGCACGACCCGGCGCTGGTGCTGGAGCAGGCCCCGCTGTCGAAGCTGGCCGCGGATGGCGGGCTGCATGTGTACAAGCACCCAGGCTTCTGGCAGTGCATGGACACCCAGCGCGACCGCGAACACCTGACCGCGCTGTGGGAACAGGGCAAGGCGCCTTGGGCGTATAGCGACGACAAGTGATCGGCATTGCGGCCGTCCGACCTGACCGGACGGCCGCAATCCGCGTATCGGCCAAGGGTGGCGCGCCGCCGTTGGCCGGCTTGCAGGCGATGGAAGCGATATGAGCAGCGAACTGCCGTTCAAGAACGTTTTTGCCGGCCGCCGGGTGCTGGTGACCGGTCATACCGGCTTCAAGGGCAGCTGGCTGTGCGCCTGGCTGTTGAAGCTTGGTGCCGAGGTGACCGGCTTCGCGCTGCCGCCGGCGACCAGCCCCTGTCATTTCGACCTGCTGGGGCTGGAAGGCCGCATGCGCCACATCGTCGGCGATCTGCGTGATCCAGCGGCGGTTTACGACGCGGTTGCCACGGCGAAGCCCGAGGTCGTCTTCCATCTGGCGGCACAGGCTCTGGTTCGCTACTCGTATGACGAGCCGATCGAGACCTTCGACACCAATGTCATGGGCACGGTCCACGTGCTGGATGCGGTCCGCCGCGTCGGTGGCGTTCAGGCGGTGATCAACATCACCTCCGACAAGGCCTATGACAATAAAGAGTGGATCTGGGGCTATCGCGAAAGCGATGCCATGGGTGGCCGCGATCCGTACAGCGCGTCGAAAGGTGCCGCCGAACTGGTCTTCCACGCCTATGCCCAGTCCTTCCTGACCCCGCTTGGCATCAAGTCGGCATCGGTGCGCGCGGGCAATGTCGTGGGTGGTGGTGATTGGGCGGCGGACCGGATCATCCCCGACTGCATCCGCGCGATCGAGCGTGGCGAGCCGGTGTTCCTGCGCAACCCGACCGCCGTGCGCCCCTGGCAGCATGTCCTGGAACCGCTCGGCGGCTACATGATGATCGCGGCGAAGCTGATGACCGGCGCGCCGCAGATCGGGACCGGCGAGGGCTGGAATTTCGGACCGTCCGCGCGCGACTGCCAGCCAGTCGTCCGTCTGGCGGAAGCGGTGGTGAAGCATTGGGGGAAGGGCGCCGTGGAAGTGGCTCCGGCCACCGATGGCGCCGCCAAGCACGAGGCGCATCTGCTGCGCCTGAATTGCGACAAGGCGAACAATATTCTGGGCTGGTGGCCGGCCTGGCGCTTCGAGGACACGATGCGCGAGACGGTCGGCTGGTACAAGGCCTGGGCCGGCGGCGCCGATGTCTGGGATCTGACACTTGAGCAGATTGCCGCTTACGAGCAGGCTGCACGCGTTGCCAATGCACCGGAGGCCGCATGAAGTTCACCCCCGCACCGATCCCTGGTGGCTTCGTCATCGATCTTGAGCCGATTGGCGACGAACGTGGCTTCTTCAGCCGCATGTTCTGTGAAACCGAGTTCGGCAAGGCGGGGCTTGAAACCCGCTTTGTGCAGATGAACGACAGCTACAGCGCCAACAAGGGCACGCTGCGCGGCCTGCATTATCAGCTGGCCCCCTCGGCCGAGGTGAAGGTGGTGCGCTGCATCCGTGGCGCCGCCTGGGATGTCATTCTGGATCTGCGTGAGGATCAGCCGACCTTCGGTCAATGGTTCGGCGCCGAGATCACCGCCGAGAACCGGCGCGCGATGTATGTGCCCCGTGGCTTTGCCCATGGCTTCATCACGCTGCGGGACGATACCGAACTGGTCTATATGGTGTCGGATTTCTACGACAAGGCGCGGGAACGTGGCGTGCGCTGGAACGATCCGCGCTTCGCCGTCGGCTGGCCGATTGAACCAACGGTGGTGTCGGCGCGCGATCAGGGCCATCCTGATTTCGATCCAGACCTTCACCTCCGCTAAGGACGTCCGGCCATGCGCATCCTGCTGACGGGCGCCAGTTCCTTCACCGGTCTCTGGTATGCCGAGGCGCTGGTTGCGGCGGGCCACCACGTGACCGCGACGCTGTATCGTGCCCGGGCCGATTATGCCGCCGATCCGCTGCGTGAGCTGCGGGTCCGGCGGCTTGAGGCGTTGGTGCCGCATCTTGCGCTGATCGAGCGGGTGACATTCGGCACCGACCGCTTCCGCTCGCTGTTCGCTGAAGCCGCCGCCGCTGGCCACCCCTTTGATGTGCTGTGCCACCATGCGGCCGATGTCCGCGACTATAAGAGCCCCGACTTCGATCCGGTGCGGGCGCTGGCCGACAATGCCCGCGGGCTGGTCGGCACGTTGAGGACAATGAAGGCTGCGGGCTGCCTGCGGCTGGTATTGACCGGGTCGGTGTTCGAGCAGCGCGAAGGGGCCGGCACCCAGCCGGCGACCGCGTTCAGCCCATACGGTCTGTCCAAGGGGCTGACGGCCGACCTCTATGCCTATTATGCGGCCCGGGAAGGCGTCACGCTTGGCAAGGTGGTGATCCCCAACCCCTTCGGGCCGTTGGAGGAGCCGCGCTTCACCGCCTATCTGATGCGCAGCTGGGCCGAAGGCAGGCGGCCCGGCGTGGCGACACCGGCCTATGTCCGCGACAACATCCATGCGGCGCTGCTGGCGGCGGCCTATGCCGACTTCGTCGGCCGGATCCCCGTGGACGGGGGCTTCCATGTCAGCCGCCCGAGTGGCTATGTCGAAAGTCAGGGCGACTTCGCCCGCAGATTCGCGCGCGAGATGCAGGCCCGGCTTTTGATCGCGTGCCCGCTGGATCTGGCCCGTCAGACCGATTTTCCGGAACCGCCGATCCGGATCAACACGGATCGGGTGGATGCCGACCGGCTGGGGTGGGACGAGGCCGCCGCCTGGGATGCGATTGCCGATTTTTATGCCGAGCGCCTGAACCTGCCTCGCCGCGGGGCTGCCACAGAGGGAGACCGGCCATGAGCCAGAGCCTGCCTGAGACCGTGATCCGCGAAGCGGCCCCCTGGATCGCCGAGGGCCGTGCCCCGACCATCGGCGTCGCCGTGATCACCTATACCGCCAAGAAGATGCTGCCGCACTGCCTGCCACCGCTGCTGGCTTCGCCCCTGAAGCCGCGGGTTCTTGTGATGAACTCGTCGTCCAATGACGGAACGGTGGAAATGGCGGAAGAGATGGGCGCCGAAACCCTGGTGGTGCCGCGCCGGTCATTCAATCATGGCATGACCCGTGAACGTGCGCGTCAGGCACTGGGCACCGACATTGTGGTGATGATCACGCCCGACGCCTATGCGACATCGCCCGACATGATCGGCCATCTTGTCCAGCCGATCATCGACGGCCGCGCGGCGGTGACCTATGCCCGTCAGATCCCACATCATGGTGCCGGCTTCTTCGAAGGCTTTGCACGCGACTTCAACTACCCCCCCGAGAGCCACATCCGCAGCTATGATGAGAAGGCGAAATGGGGCAGCTTCCTCTATTTCTGCTCCGACAGCTGTGCGGCCTGGTCCAACCCGGCGCTGGAGGCGATCGGCGGCATCGGCCCGACATTGACCATGGAAGATGCGATCAACGCCGCCAAGATGCTGAGGCGCGGTCACCGCATCGCCTATGTCGCCGAGGCGGTGGTGCATCATTCGCACACCTACAGCCTGGAACAGGAATTCCGGCGCATGTTCGATGTGGGCTATGAGCGCCGGCGCCAGAAGGATCTGCTGCTTGACGGTGTGCGCGACGAGAAGCGCGGCGGCAGCTATGTGAAGGCGATGCTGGGCAAGCTGATGCGCGAAAAGCCACAGCTTGTTCCCTATGCGATCCTTCAGACTGGTGCCAAATATCTGGGCTACAAGATCGGCTTTAACGCCCACCGGCTGCCGCGCTCGTGGATCCCCAGGATCAGCGGGCAGGATTTCTATTGGACCAGCGAGGCCTTCGATCTGCGCGAGGGCCGCGAATGGGGCACGGCCAGCCCGCGTACCGCCGGCTGACGATATTTGAAGCGGGCCGCCTTTCGGGCGGCCCTTCCCGGAGACAGACATGGGTTCGACGGTAGCGATCATCCCCGCACGCGGGGGATCGAAGGGCATCCCGCGCAA from Tistrella bauzanensis includes:
- a CDS encoding glycosyltransferase family 2 protein; its protein translation is MSQSLPETVIREAAPWIAEGRAPTIGVAVITYTAKKMLPHCLPPLLASPLKPRVLVMNSSSNDGTVEMAEEMGAETLVVPRRSFNHGMTRERARQALGTDIVVMITPDAYATSPDMIGHLVQPIIDGRAAVTYARQIPHHGAGFFEGFARDFNYPPESHIRSYDEKAKWGSFLYFCSDSCAAWSNPALEAIGGIGPTLTMEDAINAAKMLRRGHRIAYVAEAVVHHSHTYSLEQEFRRMFDVGYERRRQKDLLLDGVRDEKRGGSYVKAMLGKLMREKPQLVPYAILQTGAKYLGYKIGFNAHRLPRSWIPRISGQDFYWTSEAFDLREGREWGTASPRTAG